The following proteins come from a genomic window of Geomonas sp. RF6:
- a CDS encoding DHH family phosphoesterase — protein sequence MKAIIADIVAAIERHHSFLVTTHEGPDGDAVGSALALGNHLARLGKDVTVHLIDPVPETYQFLPMSEQVLRHVPERQYDVCFVLDVGEFRRAGKEIAACGTIGSFINIDHHLSCENFGAINLIDPEACATGALIYRVISGSGLTPDYPTALCIYTAVISDTGSFHYSNSNPEAFAIAGAMVGLGVQPWTVTEPLFESYPKARQDLLALALSDLTVSPSGRYASITVTLEMYRRTGGSAELTDGFINYARQIKGVEVALFFREVKDGVFKVGFRSKGKVNVAELSALFGGGGHHNAAGCTVAGTLAEVKGAVFERLEQKL from the coding sequence ATGAAGGCGATAATAGCTGATATCGTTGCAGCGATAGAGCGGCACCACTCCTTTCTGGTCACCACCCACGAGGGGCCGGACGGCGACGCCGTCGGCTCCGCCCTCGCGCTCGGCAACCACCTGGCGCGCCTGGGGAAGGACGTCACGGTCCACCTCATCGATCCCGTACCGGAGACGTACCAGTTTCTCCCGATGTCGGAGCAGGTGCTGCGGCACGTACCGGAGCGGCAGTACGACGTCTGCTTCGTCCTCGACGTCGGCGAGTTCCGCCGCGCCGGGAAGGAAATCGCCGCCTGCGGCACGATCGGGAGCTTCATAAACATAGACCACCACTTAAGCTGCGAAAATTTCGGCGCCATCAACCTGATCGACCCCGAGGCCTGCGCCACCGGCGCCCTCATCTACCGGGTCATCAGCGGCTCCGGACTCACCCCCGATTATCCGACCGCCCTTTGCATCTACACAGCGGTCATCTCCGACACCGGCAGCTTCCACTACTCGAACTCCAACCCGGAGGCGTTCGCCATCGCGGGTGCGATGGTAGGTCTCGGGGTACAGCCGTGGACCGTTACGGAGCCTCTCTTTGAGAGCTACCCGAAGGCCCGGCAGGACCTCCTGGCGCTCGCCCTCTCCGATCTCACCGTATCCCCTTCCGGGCGCTACGCCTCCATTACCGTCACGCTGGAGATGTACCGCAGGACCGGGGGGAGCGCCGAGCTCACCGACGGTTTTATCAACTACGCCCGGCAGATAAAGGGTGTGGAGGTGGCGCTCTTTTTCCGCGAGGTGAAGGACGGGGTCTTCAAGGTCGGCTTCAGGTCGAAGGGGAAGGTAAACGTGGCGGAGCTCTCCGCGCTCTTTGGGGGAGGGGGGCACCACAACGCCGCCGGATGCACGGTGGCGGGGACCCTTGCCGAGGTGAAGGGTGCGGTCTTCGAACGGCTGGAACAGAAACTTTGA
- a CDS encoding ribosome-binding factor A: MHKRSDKVAEAIHKIVSELLVKGLKDPRIGFVTITGVKVTDDNHQATIYFTVMESDEEKKGTEAGLNSARGFIRKEVGRVLQMRFTPEIRFRYDTSLEYGFHIDKILKEVGSQDEGDNS; encoded by the coding sequence ATGCACAAGCGTTCTGATAAAGTAGCCGAGGCGATCCACAAGATCGTCTCGGAGCTCCTGGTGAAGGGGCTGAAGGACCCGCGCATCGGGTTTGTCACCATCACCGGGGTAAAGGTCACCGACGACAATCACCAGGCCACGATCTACTTCACGGTCATGGAGAGCGACGAGGAGAAGAAGGGGACCGAAGCGGGGCTAAACAGCGCCCGCGGCTTCATCCGCAAGGAGGTCGGGCGCGTGCTGCAGATGCGCTTCACCCCCGAGATCCGCTTCCGCTACGACACCTCCCTGGAATACGGCTTCCACATCGACAAGATTCTCAAAGAGGTAGGCTCGCAGGATGAAGGCGATAATAGCTGA
- the truB gene encoding tRNA pseudouridine(55) synthase TruB → MDGFLVVDKPQGATSHDMVSLVRRVTGIKKVGHTGTLDPFATGVLPVAIGDGTKAIQFLDESVKVYRAQLKLGVCTDTQDRTGKVLREREWEGVTPEELERVARAFLGKIMQLPPMFSALKRDGVPLYKLARRGEEVEREERPVEIHSITFDWIALPEASFTVSCSRGTYVRTLAHDIGEALGCGAHLVELRRLRSGLFAEEDALSAETLKTGGAPVLVPVERALSHLKEVALNEGGARKVANGVVPAAGDLESPAPELAPGEMVRLCSGERLAAVAQHDPRKGLRLARVFN, encoded by the coding sequence ATGGACGGATTTCTGGTAGTAGACAAGCCCCAGGGGGCGACCTCGCACGACATGGTTTCCCTCGTGCGCCGCGTCACCGGCATAAAGAAGGTGGGGCACACAGGGACCCTCGACCCTTTCGCCACCGGGGTACTCCCGGTCGCCATAGGGGACGGCACGAAGGCGATCCAGTTTCTGGACGAGTCGGTGAAGGTGTACCGGGCGCAGCTTAAGCTCGGGGTCTGCACCGATACCCAGGACCGCACCGGGAAGGTCCTGCGGGAGCGGGAGTGGGAGGGGGTGACCCCTGAAGAACTGGAGCGTGTGGCGCGCGCCTTCCTCGGGAAGATAATGCAGCTTCCCCCCATGTTCTCGGCGCTGAAGCGGGACGGAGTTCCCCTGTACAAGCTCGCGCGCCGCGGCGAGGAGGTGGAGCGGGAGGAGCGCCCGGTGGAGATCCACTCCATCACCTTCGACTGGATCGCTCTACCGGAGGCATCCTTTACCGTGAGCTGCTCGCGCGGCACCTACGTGCGCACCCTTGCCCACGACATCGGCGAGGCCCTCGGCTGCGGCGCCCACCTCGTGGAGCTGCGCCGCCTGAGGAGCGGGCTCTTTGCGGAGGAGGATGCGCTGAGCGCCGAGACGCTGAAGACGGGAGGGGCACCGGTTCTCGTCCCTGTGGAGCGGGCGCTCTCGCACCTGAAGGAAGTGGCGCTGAACGAGGGGGGTGCGCGCAAGGTGGCAAACGGCGTCGTCCCCGCCGCGGGAGATTTGGAGTCCCCCGCACCGGAGCTCGCACCGGGGGAGATGGTGCGGCTTTGCAGCGGCGAGCGCCTTGCGGCGGTGGCCCAGCACGATCCCCGGAAGGGGCTTCGGCTCGCCCGGGTGTTCAACTAG
- the rpsO gene encoding 30S ribosomal protein S15, whose protein sequence is MLVTEKKQEIISAHKLHDTDTGSPEVQIAILSERITYLTEHFKVHKKDHHSRRGLLKIVGQRRGLLDYLKKKDVERYRAIIEKLGIRR, encoded by the coding sequence ATGTTGGTAACCGAAAAGAAACAGGAAATTATCTCTGCTCACAAGCTTCACGACACTGACACAGGGTCGCCGGAAGTGCAGATCGCCATTCTTTCAGAGCGGATCACATATCTGACTGAGCACTTCAAGGTGCACAAGAAGGATCATCATAGCCGTCGCGGTCTCCTGAAGATAGTCGGCCAGAGAAGGGGTCTTCTCGACTATCTGAAGAAGAAAGATGTTGAAAGGTACAGAGCCATCATCGAGAAGCTCGGCATAAGAAGGTAA